The genomic interval tgattaaatttaaattctataataattgaataaaactTAAGAGGCTGTCGAGTAAAAGTTGCAATTGAAGTTGATTATaggaagaaaaaacaaagataatagaACACAAATCTTAATGTAAGGATATAAGGTGCGAAAAATGTCCATAACTTACCAGTAACATCATTGTAGAAACCTACAAGAGAACCAAGGGTCCGAGATCCATGATACCGATCGCGCATGGTAGAATTCAAAATGAATAGTGTAGGGNNNNNNNNNNNNNNNNNNNNNNNNNNNNNNNAGGGAAACCATGGACACCATACTTCGATAAAGTACTGCCAGAATGGAAATTATGGAATTGGCATTGAAATGAAAGAAGCCACGATTGAATAAATGAAAGCAAAAACATAAAACTGATGACACAAACCTCGGCCTAACAGATGATTCTTCAATAGCAAAATGAGGAATAGAAGGATATAAGGAAGAAAGGACAGAAAAAACCGGTCTAAATATCCGAGAGAAAGGGCACCACGATGCATAGAAGAGCACTGCCACATACTCATGGTAATTCTTATGAACCATATTCAGTGCTTTCTGCAAAGAAACCTCATCTCcctgtatattaaaaaaaaacaaaaaaaccatAGTTATTTAATGCAATCTTATTCTATATTCTATTATCACCAAAAACACACTCTCCCTACACTGCGCGTAATATAAATTAGACACAAACAGTTTACCAATATGACATAGAGCTAATTCATAGAACTATAGCAATCTAATGTTAatcatattcataaaaaaaaaaaaaaaaaaaaaaaaaaatagacaaaacTTATAatcacaaaattaatatttaatatataggGGTTACCTCAGTAACACCAATATAATGAATGGATCCAAGAGAATCAGATAGGGAACAGGAGGAATCTGGAAACCCTAAGATGAAATCCAAAAGAGACTCCGTGGGACAAACGTTGGTGGCGGTGGTGAGAGATTGAGCGGTGCAAGAGAGGGTCCCACAACAGAGCAAGATGGCGAAGAAGATCTCCGATCCCCAAAGCCTCATTCTCGTCCCTTGTAGAATATTATTATGAAAGGAAAATTGGGAACGAGAAGatagaaacactaattggatTTGAAAGAGGGAAAAATGATAGCGAGAGGAAAAGAAAGAGGGTGATGAGATAACAGGATGTGACGTGCCTAATCCTAAGTGGACggttttcaatttaatttaaaataaaataataaaataaaaataatgaagagTGTTGGTTTGTTGGGAGAAGTAGAAGGAGAGGAAGGTGGTAATCTTGATCTGAAGAGGTTAGTGGAAGTGAGTGTGATCGATGGATGCATTACCATTTACCATACCATTACCAATCAGCTTCTGCTACAAATAGATATTCAATTCAATACATAATGTGTTGTGCTGTCTTGTGTGGCTTCGTCGCTTTGCGTTCAACTGTGTATCATATTAGATACATAGATACATAAATACCACTATCTTTGGTTGGTTGGTTGCTGCTCTTAATTTTATTGACTTCTTTATTATATTCCCTACAACTAAATTCACTCATTATTTCttgtcaaaaatttaaaaaattattattttttgttagaaaaaaattattatttatttatttatgtcactcaattataattattagattattaaaaatatttaatttttttaaattatatttaaagtcatatttataaatgattttgatataataacAATAGAAAATTTTATACCGTAATTACGCATAGCAATTAACCTCAagttcaaaatataatatataaaaataataacaataaagaatattatttatataagaCCGATTTGATAAGTTAAAAGGCTTTTTCAATGGTATAttgtatgatttttttaattaaatagattttaaacaaaaattttaaatttgtctatttaaaaaaattaatattaattagagttgaagataaaataactaatttatattgaaatattctattttttaatatgttgcaaataaaaaatatttgtctatgATTAACCACGACTAATATTTATGGTTCTTTTTTTACTAAACCATTACTAATATTTATGTGAAACTCAATGGATatgcaaaataattttgttagttCGTTGGGGAAATTATGATTCCTCCTCTCAgtttttttatctaaattataattatccATCCTGTTACATTAGAATGCAAAACGTGTTACTTGATCTTAGAAACATTTTCGCATTTCCTCCCAAAACATAAACTTTCTCCATCTTGCGCTATTCTCTTCCTTTACTCATCGCCTACATCACTAGTGATTAACTTCGTCGTCACTAATTGTCGTTTGAATTTGAGGAAATACTTTGGGTGCCAACTTGTAAAATGAACATGTAACTGTCTTAAAATAAACAACATTTCAATGTGATGTTTTGTTGTTCAAAATGAGAAAGCAAATTAAAATTACTAtccatatattaaaaatgaatttataacaaaaattaaatagtcACATTGTCatatttaaattgttaaaaCAATAATTGGGATCTGCAACTTAgattaaccaacaaaatagaagacaaacaattgcaaaagaaaaaacgaaaacggagaatgttcagaaaaacagaaaaccagaAAATGGAGACTGattaacgttctccgttttctgcagttttGTAAAACCTGTTTTCCTTTCTGCAGTTTTCTAAAATCAGTTTTCTCTATCAATGCAAACGAAAATAAAGAAGGATAAAGGAAGAATAACACCAAAAATTTATGTGTTCGGTCTCAATTGTTGAGACCTACGTCACGGGCAAACAAACAAGATTAATTCACTATTAATGATTGAaactttacaagattaaagttttctcaagattgatctcctagtATCTATCACTGTTTATGAATCAGCAATACTAGCATTTCTCTCAATCTTTCTTTTCTCCTTTTAATCTCCTCTCTCTGATTTTCTATGAATCATGTATTGCATATGTCTCTCTCTTAGTTTTCCAGCTCTCACTATTACAACAACAATTGCTTATCTGCCACTAAATTACATCAATGCATTTACAATTATAGTATTTAAAGACATTTActtaactaactataaccaCCTTGTCATAACTAACTTGGCCAAATGTAGTTATAACAACTCTTAAGTATAACTAACTTTATGATTTGAGGCACACATTCACATAAATGTCAACGGACACTACAAcagttttttttaacaatattttaaaaatattgttaaaacaCACAAAAATGTTGTTAAAAAGAATTGACAATATTTTTTGCGCCTCATACGCGAGCTTTGCCTATTATTTTTTGCAACATTTTTCTCCCACTTTTGAGTACGCTATCCGGATAAATAATGATGTTATGAAGAGAATAAATGTTTGTCAATTTGATCTGAACTTTAAAAGAATGTTAGTGTGTGTTTTAGAATTAGATGGAGTGTGGATGATATTGTAAGAATAGATGAATCTATTTCCTCtttcttttctgtttttaatAAAGAAGAATCCAAATTTAAATCTCTAACTACTTAATCCTCCGACCATTTTGAGCTTAATTTGTTCAAGTCATTTACATGATAGATCAACTACATATTaacattctaaaaattaatataaatcacattaaatattttgcatttaaaaaaaatatataaatcacaATATTTACTCATCTATTTTGTTTGTGATATACTATACAATTATTCAAAGAGCAAAGCCAACATTAGATACCTTGAGAGGTAAagtataattttgaataatgaGCGTACAAAAGAGAGAtttgacaaaaacaaaacaaaattattgacaagaacaaaaatatttgtaaaatttatttttaatataaatagtttgacctatatttaatattatgtaggatgtaattgatattttatatatttttcatagattaaataagttttgtatattttataactaattcCATCAgagcttttaattttttattttacaaaaaaactcATATTTGGTGAATATATGACCATTtactttatcttattttatgatgatgaatttttatttttagtttttataggCGAATGTTAATGGTTGATTTTATAGTGAGGAGAAGGAGATATTAGTGGCACATATCGAATCTCTGACTTTATTTTCAATACTCATTCGATATCtcttaattttatgaaaaagtattgaaaaataagtcaaatgtttaataattgattatttaaggTTTCACctaaacaataatttaaatatttatttgcaGTTTTAGCAAGGGGACAACAAACTTAATTGTAGGATGGTTTGTTAAAATAACTgaaattttataacaaaaaataaaaaaagtggaTGGCAATGTAAAACCAAAGTGTATGAATAAATGagaattcaataaaaaaaatccacaaattcaaattatatatatttctatattTCGTAGATGTTGGACATCAGTATGATACTATCatcttgaatatatttaattttttttataaattattattgatgtcttaattattattatttttataaaattattattttttatataaattatcattGATGTCAATGTGTTAATGTTTTTATTGATATCCATCTTTCATAGTTGTGATTCACCCAATAATATACATTAAATTTGTGGATAAATGCATCCAAAATCAATTAGTCCAAAATATACCTTTAAAGAGAAGTTTAAACTGTGTCTAAATCTTAGACCAAATATTGGTCTTATAGTCATGATTGACTTAGGCAAATGCTAATTAATATTCCACTTGTTaagaaataaaatctaaaagtataattttGCAAGTGGTTCATtcaatactttaaaaaaattaaaattgattttttttacataaatcttcttttttattttctttttgagtgGGAGAAAATGGAATATAGAAAACTATTTCATCTTATttgaaaaagttattttatagaaaataaccAGATAATACTTAGGattactatatttttaatttttagaatattataataatataattgaagaaattaTTTAGTCCCTCCAAAACTCTCatagaatatattttttgaattctctaaattaagagttttttatagtaaataaagaaaaatagtcTCTCAAAATCATTCTTTCAAAGCTTCAATtccttttactttatttttatttaaatcgaCCTTAAAACACTTGTAAGCAACACttcaaattcttaaaataaataagtagaaAAGTTACCTTTCCGAAAAAATGAAACAACATATGACTTAATAAAAAGAAGTGTTCTGATTCATTAAATATAATGTTCAAATAAGGTAACTGAATATGTATTAGGTTTGTACTTTTTGTACCCTAAAAAAAAGTGGTTTGTACTTTTTGTCACTATTGAACAAGCCAAAACAAAGCGCAACAATGTACCAATTTTTTGTTCTCACATCCTAATAACATTTGACCGTGGACCGTGGTGTCAGTGTATCACCGTGATTTGCTACTTTTCCAACTTGTCAATaccaaataaattttgaaaatgaatatcTTCACTGCTATTTAAAGTTCGACATTGGCATATGTAAAGATAAAGGTTGAATATAGGCCAAAACCCAAAGAAACTACCtctatacaaaaatttatttgaaaatctaaaaggataaaattaaggtgaaataaaataaatacaatgcaTAAACAAGCATCATTACCAacttaagaagaaaaaaaatgacaacaatattacaatttttttgaatttgataCCTCTAAGGTGTATATAATATCtaacatattaataattaaatcaatgattaatattatatgcACTATATAAACAATTGTGAATGATTATAATATTCGTcgttgatttattaattttatcaacttTTCACCTATTCACTTTTgatgtattaattttataagcTTCTCCCTTTagattaatcaaaattatagtttttatacAGTTAGTTATTGCAGTTTCAAGAGATGTAATGTTGTACCCTCTCCACTGAAATTTTACCTCTTCCTTTCTCCCTCTTCGTCCTACTACGTCAACCCCTTCCTTCACCCTCTAGACCAAACTGTTGTTAGAAACAGTAGTTACAAGGAATCTAGCATTTCATTTGTTTTGGCATATAAAGTATTATTCCTTTAAGTCGTTTTTGAATGTTCTCTCTTCAAGAAAAGATTATTACAAAACAAAGGTAAAGGTAGGAATTAGAGATTTGAAATTTGTTGTTCCTTTAATTAATTAAGGTTCTTCCGAAAAATATTACTTTCTGAAAAAAGATCCTAATCAAATTTACATTGGGTGAAATCGAAACGGCTCTATGTCAACAAACCTCTACGACAGCAAAATACATAActccattatttttatattgcaaaTGTGAATTTTGTTACTGAAGGTATGACATCTTTACCACTTCAATTTCTATATCCTTCTCTCAAGCCAGCAAATCCTCTTATCACTCCAATCTCTTTATCCACTAAACCACCTCCATAGTCCCACCTATTCACAACCACCCAACATAGCTACTAATTTGGATCTCAGTAGCAGCAGTCATTCACACTTGTGTCATTCGAATCGA from Cicer arietinum cultivar CDC Frontier isolate Library 1 chromosome 5, Cicar.CDCFrontier_v2.0, whole genome shotgun sequence carries:
- the LOC101491571 gene encoding 5'-adenylylsulfate reductase-like 4, which encodes MRLWGSEIFFAILLCCGTLSCTAQSLTTATNVCPTESLLDFILGFPDSSCSLSDSLGSIHYIGVTEGDEVSLQKALNMVHKNYHEYVAVLFYASWCPFSRIFRPVFSVLSSLYPSIPHFAIEESSVRPSTLSKYGVHGFPTLFILNSTMRDRYHGSRTLGSLVGFYNDVTGIRIDSLDQLSLEKIGRPSANENHCKTEPESCPFSWARSPENLLRQETYLALATAFVVLRLLYLFFPTLLICIQYAWRRVNQNVRLWCLLEHPLVYLKRIIQSFHRLKEPCKRSNLQEGAMNAKAWASKSLATVSIGEESTSRAMHQFT